Proteins encoded within one genomic window of Rossellomorea vietnamensis:
- a CDS encoding cation diffusion facilitator family transporter, with protein MVGNGILAIAKGAAFFISGSGAMFASAMHSLADAVNQGFVFIGSVLSEKKPTEKFPTGFGRVINLFCMIAVIVVSVMAYETIREGFHLLKHPAEVKGIWINVSVLLLNILIDGTILFKVMKEISQEARVESRGAGIVTGAFKHVKRAAPPTRLVFYEDLVAVSGAVLALIAVLVSYFSPFQLLDGIVTIMIGFLMVGVAFRVGYDNMVGLIGVAAPKEVEDRIASVIFEHEAVIDIFKMRITQEGRYYHVESYLELKKGLPLSEADDIKFAIQDQLIADPDIADVTLGIIEDNGIQEWKGTDTPEMP; from the coding sequence ATGGTGGGAAATGGAATCCTCGCAATCGCAAAGGGGGCGGCATTCTTTATTAGTGGAAGTGGGGCTATGTTTGCCTCTGCCATGCACTCGTTAGCCGATGCTGTCAATCAGGGGTTTGTGTTTATCGGCAGTGTTCTTTCAGAGAAGAAGCCGACAGAAAAGTTCCCGACAGGTTTTGGAAGAGTGATCAATTTATTTTGTATGATTGCGGTCATCGTGGTTTCGGTCATGGCATATGAAACGATTCGTGAGGGATTTCATCTGCTCAAACATCCCGCTGAAGTAAAAGGGATATGGATAAATGTATCCGTGTTACTCTTGAACATCCTGATTGATGGAACGATCCTTTTTAAAGTGATGAAGGAAATCAGTCAGGAAGCCCGCGTGGAAAGCAGGGGAGCCGGGATTGTGACAGGTGCGTTCAAGCATGTAAAGCGGGCAGCGCCACCAACAAGACTTGTGTTTTATGAGGACTTAGTGGCTGTATCAGGTGCCGTTCTTGCTTTGATAGCGGTCCTTGTTTCTTATTTCTCCCCTTTTCAACTATTGGATGGGATTGTGACCATCATGATCGGATTCCTGATGGTGGGAGTTGCCTTCAGGGTCGGGTACGACAATATGGTTGGCTTGATAGGGGTTGCTGCACCTAAGGAAGTGGAGGACAGGATTGCTTCTGTCATCTTTGAACATGAAGCGGTCATCGATATCTTTAAGATGAGGATCACACAGGAAGGCCGCTATTACCATGTTGAATCATATCTTGAATTGAAAAAGGGGTTACCCCTGTCGGAAGCGGATGACATTAAGTTTGCCATACAGGATCAACTAATAGCAGATCCCGATATAGCTGATGTTACATTAGGAATCATAGAGGACAATGGTATTCAGGAGTGGAAAGGAACTGATACACCCGAAATGCCTTAA
- a CDS encoding DUF3900 domain-containing protein — MDFTIQHLSFYLIQVEGKGEEADKRHKHFQTLTGNEYEESPLKSFLDGELTKIVKRKVDRHSKSDSAPTKIGRFVVEPGHELTSNPNYNLLHRTRYAESKEDFREACDQIVQMYIETSAIRGGAFLVATAKLTKFFDDPFLFLMKCDFEPKVATITDEATLIHNVEMAITTKNMKSIQYPYMPEEGMMDSAEIKIHQASHARYFEDFLKWVEYEKSMPEIVKSQVYGMVKEHISETYAEESDERVEFEEAVEEWAISPKRELQERFTTEQVVEATSQIVEQSPEVELKVKLDHVSVKALLSDFGDSIHLAKVNGRYVLMIESESVMFEKGFSPLEFLKPDELHEVIQRIQDKE, encoded by the coding sequence ATGGATTTTACGATACAGCATCTTTCCTTTTATTTAATTCAGGTAGAAGGAAAAGGCGAAGAAGCAGATAAACGACATAAGCACTTTCAAACATTAACAGGTAATGAATATGAGGAAAGCCCCCTCAAAAGCTTCCTGGACGGTGAACTGACGAAGATCGTCAAACGCAAGGTGGACAGGCACTCCAAGTCAGATTCCGCCCCCACTAAAATTGGCCGCTTTGTTGTGGAACCAGGTCATGAGCTTACATCAAATCCAAACTACAATTTACTTCATCGAACCCGTTATGCTGAAAGTAAAGAAGATTTTCGTGAAGCATGTGATCAGATTGTCCAAATGTACATAGAAACCAGCGCTATTCGGGGCGGCGCGTTTTTGGTAGCCACCGCAAAGCTCACCAAATTTTTTGATGATCCCTTTTTATTCCTCATGAAATGTGATTTCGAACCAAAGGTTGCCACCATTACAGATGAAGCAACCCTGATACATAATGTAGAAATGGCGATCACGACGAAAAATATGAAATCCATTCAATATCCGTATATGCCTGAAGAAGGCATGATGGATTCAGCCGAAATCAAAATCCATCAAGCTTCACACGCCAGATACTTTGAAGATTTCCTGAAATGGGTGGAGTATGAAAAATCCATGCCCGAAATCGTCAAATCACAAGTATACGGCATGGTAAAGGAACATATATCTGAAACCTATGCTGAAGAAAGTGATGAACGGGTCGAATTTGAAGAAGCAGTGGAAGAATGGGCCATCAGTCCAAAGCGTGAGCTGCAGGAACGATTCACGACGGAACAAGTCGTGGAAGCGACTTCCCAAATCGTCGAGCAGTCCCCTGAAGTGGAACTGAAAGTGAAGCTTGACCATGTTTCAGTAAAAGCCCTTCTCTCAGATTTCGGAGACAGCATCCACTTGGCGAAAGTGAACGGTCGATACGTCCTTATGATTGAAAGCGAGTCCGTCATGTTTGAAAAAGGATTCTCCCCATTGGAATTTTTAAAGCCGGATGAACTCCATGAAGTGATTCAACGGATACAGGATAAGGAATGA
- the cspD gene encoding cold-shock protein CspD: protein MLQGKVKWFNAEKGFGFIEVEGQDDVFVHFSAIQGEGYKSLEEGQDVTFEIVEGARGPQAANVQK from the coding sequence ATGTTACAAGGTAAAGTTAAATGGTTTAACGCTGAAAAAGGTTTCGGTTTCATCGAAGTTGAAGGTCAAGACGATGTTTTTGTTCACTTCTCCGCTATCCAAGGTGAAGGATACAAATCATTAGAAGAAGGTCAAGACGTTACATTTGAAATCGTTGAAGGCGCTCGTGGACCACAAGCGGCAAACGTTCAAAAGTAA
- the trpB gene encoding tryptophan synthase subunit beta — MLYAQPDHKGLFGQFGGRFVPESLMKAVQELESAYDEAINDVRFQERLQSYLKDYVGRENPLYFAENLSRQIGGAKIYLKREDLNHTGAHKINNTIGQALLAERMGKRKVVAETGAGQHGVATATVCALLNLDCVIFMGAEDIRRQKLNVFRMELLGAKVISVTQGSATLKDAVNEALRYWVANVEDTHYIMGSVLGPHPFPKMVRDFQSIIGKETKKQFYEKEKCLPDAIVACVGGGSNAIGMFHPFIEDKEVDLYGVEAAGSGIETEKHAATLTKGSVGILHGSMMYLLQNEEGQVQEAHSISAGLDYPGVGPEHSYLKEIDRVRYASISDGEALDAFKQLSQTEGIIPALESSHAVAYAVKLAEGMTKDQSLVICLSGRGDKDVEQVKELLGGSQHG, encoded by the coding sequence ATGTTATATGCACAACCAGATCATAAAGGACTGTTTGGTCAATTTGGTGGAAGGTTCGTTCCTGAATCATTAATGAAAGCCGTTCAGGAACTCGAGTCCGCTTACGATGAAGCAATCAATGATGTACGTTTTCAAGAGAGGCTGCAAAGCTACTTAAAGGATTATGTAGGAAGGGAAAATCCTCTCTACTTTGCAGAAAACCTCAGCAGGCAGATAGGGGGAGCCAAAATCTATTTGAAGCGGGAAGATCTGAATCACACAGGTGCCCATAAAATCAACAACACGATCGGTCAGGCCCTCCTTGCTGAACGGATGGGGAAAAGAAAAGTCGTAGCAGAAACGGGAGCAGGTCAACATGGGGTCGCAACCGCCACCGTATGTGCCCTATTAAACCTTGATTGTGTCATTTTCATGGGTGCGGAAGATATCCGCAGGCAGAAACTGAATGTATTCAGGATGGAGTTGCTAGGTGCAAAGGTCATCAGCGTCACCCAGGGAAGTGCCACATTGAAGGATGCCGTGAATGAAGCGCTGCGTTACTGGGTAGCCAATGTTGAAGACACTCATTATATTATGGGGTCCGTTTTAGGTCCGCACCCATTTCCGAAGATGGTCCGGGACTTCCAAAGTATCATTGGAAAAGAAACGAAGAAACAATTCTATGAAAAAGAAAAATGTCTTCCAGATGCCATCGTGGCATGTGTCGGGGGAGGAAGCAATGCCATAGGGATGTTCCACCCGTTTATTGAAGACAAAGAAGTGGACTTATACGGTGTCGAGGCAGCCGGAAGCGGCATTGAAACAGAGAAGCATGCAGCCACATTGACGAAAGGGTCTGTCGGAATCCTTCATGGAAGCATGATGTATCTCCTTCAGAATGAAGAAGGGCAGGTACAGGAAGCCCATTCCATTTCAGCAGGACTTGACTACCCGGGTGTGGGGCCTGAGCACAGCTATTTAAAAGAGATTGACAGAGTCCGTTATGCATCCATTTCTGACGGTGAAGCACTGGACGCATTCAAACAGTTATCACAGACGGAAGGTATCATTCCTGCACTTGAAAGCTCCCATGCCGTTGCCTACGCGGTGAAGCTGGCTGAAGGCATGACAAAGGATCAATCACTCGTCATATGTCTATCCGGGAGAGGAGATAAAGATGTTGAACAAGTAAAAGAGTTATTGGGAGGTAGTCAGCATGGGTAA
- a CDS encoding NUDIX hydrolase encodes MDVNDLLMRFKGRTPKVLGSESFSEYAILLPLIEVKGEIHVLFEVRSLNMRRQPGEICFPGGRIDQSDSDERAAALRETSEELGIQEHVISDIYPLDYIVSPFGTIIYPFVGKLNISLEELRPNAAEVEEIFTTPLSYMREKEPELYNIKFKMEPEESFPYKQIPGGENYDWQARNMKEHFYYYQDKVIWGLTARVLQHFIKLTS; translated from the coding sequence ATGGACGTGAACGATCTGCTTATGCGTTTCAAAGGTAGAACACCTAAAGTGTTAGGAAGTGAATCATTTTCTGAGTATGCTATTCTACTTCCTTTGATCGAAGTGAAAGGTGAGATTCATGTTCTCTTTGAAGTCCGTTCTTTGAATATGCGGAGACAACCGGGGGAAATCTGCTTTCCGGGTGGAAGAATCGACCAGAGTGACTCTGATGAGAGGGCAGCTGCTTTAAGGGAGACGTCAGAGGAATTGGGAATACAAGAACATGTCATCTCGGACATATATCCTCTCGATTATATCGTATCCCCATTTGGGACAATCATCTATCCTTTTGTAGGGAAGCTGAATATATCATTGGAAGAGTTGCGCCCGAATGCTGCCGAGGTGGAAGAGATATTCACAACCCCGCTCTCTTACATGCGTGAAAAAGAACCGGAATTGTATAATATCAAATTTAAAATGGAACCGGAAGAGAGTTTCCCATACAAACAAATTCCAGGTGGGGAAAACTACGACTGGCAGGCAAGGAACATGAAAGAACATTTCTACTACTACCAAGACAAAGTCATCTGGGGACTCACCGCCCGCGTACTCCAACACTTTATAAAACTTACATCATAG
- a CDS encoding GNAT family N-acetyltransferase, with protein MLTSTQLQDIRDLQDVCEDFEGINLKLNWEMLKKRKNDQDDFLLYKDGRLVGFLGIYGFGDSYEICGMIHPQFRRQHLFQELFQEALHSLNSRTVNTLLLNIPGSSTSGKGFISHMDAVYDFTEYEMKWNKKELIIDSDSVGIKTADKQDIETIIDLDETCFGVVRSDAESYTKRLFEESREGNLMIIYDEKVVGKIRVQRADKKSFIYGFAVFPSFQGKGIGRNALSQVVMQESKWTDDIYLDVAAANSKALNLYESSGFQTFYSQEYYRYPIK; from the coding sequence ATGCTTACTTCTACACAACTTCAAGATATAAGGGATCTTCAGGATGTCTGCGAGGATTTTGAAGGGATAAACTTAAAATTGAACTGGGAAATGCTAAAGAAGAGAAAGAACGATCAAGATGATTTCCTTCTTTATAAGGATGGCCGTCTGGTCGGATTTTTAGGAATATACGGATTTGGTGATTCCTACGAAATATGTGGGATGATCCATCCTCAATTCCGTCGTCAGCACCTGTTCCAAGAACTGTTTCAAGAAGCACTTCACTCTTTAAATTCCCGTACGGTCAACACGCTCTTACTTAATATTCCGGGATCTTCGACATCTGGAAAAGGATTTATATCACATATGGACGCTGTCTATGATTTCACGGAATATGAAATGAAATGGAATAAAAAAGAGTTGATCATAGATTCTGATTCTGTCGGAATCAAAACAGCGGATAAACAGGATATCGAAACCATCATCGACCTTGATGAAACCTGTTTCGGGGTTGTCAGAAGTGATGCTGAATCCTATACCAAGAGGCTATTTGAAGAGTCCAGGGAAGGAAATCTTATGATCATCTATGATGAGAAAGTGGTTGGAAAAATAAGGGTTCAACGTGCGGACAAAAAAAGTTTCATTTACGGGTTTGCGGTCTTCCCATCTTTTCAGGGAAAGGGAATTGGAAGAAATGCATTGTCACAGGTCGTGATGCAGGAATCCAAATGGACCGATGATATATACCTTGATGTGGCTGCCGCGAACAGCAAGGCACTGAATCTTTATGAATCAAGTGGTTTTCAAACCTTTTATAGTCAAGAGTATTATCGATATCCCATTAAATAA
- a CDS encoding metallophosphoesterase family protein, with the protein MKIVIVSDTHMPRKGRGLPPILQKDLMESDLIIHGGDFGTHDVYMEFRGYGELIAVAGNVDDLELQSLLPKRRIIERKGMKIGITHGDGKGKTTEKRALEAFDDVDVDVIIFGHSHIPYSRFMKGVLLFNPGSPTDKRKLPYYSHGVLTIGDTWKIEHIFYK; encoded by the coding sequence ATGAAAATCGTCATTGTCTCTGACACTCATATGCCGAGAAAAGGAAGGGGACTCCCTCCCATCCTTCAGAAAGATCTTATGGAGAGTGATCTCATCATTCATGGGGGAGATTTCGGGACCCATGATGTATATATGGAATTCAGGGGGTACGGGGAATTGATTGCCGTTGCTGGAAATGTCGATGACCTTGAACTTCAATCCCTTCTGCCGAAAAGAAGGATCATAGAAAGAAAGGGCATGAAAATCGGTATAACACATGGAGACGGGAAGGGGAAAACCACTGAAAAAAGGGCTCTGGAGGCCTTTGACGATGTGGATGTGGATGTGATCATCTTCGGTCACTCCCACATCCCCTATTCCCGCTTTATGAAAGGAGTCCTCTTATTCAACCCAGGCTCTCCAACCGATAAACGAAAGCTTCCATACTATTCCCACGGTGTATTGACAATCGGAGACACCTGGAAGATCGAGCACATATTTTATAAATAA
- a CDS encoding PH domain-containing protein, whose product MFGKVASDVLGLSDIGTVIKPQDYDKADSDDYIMHEDGEKIYFLIKSKSDEYCFTNKALIHLDGTSAASKKRVLRRLDYYKYHLSNVLLETAGTVDLDVEIKFKIGSEIYSIDVHKKHLTEVKDLYKSLIKIGEITTDNSIYSGFANESLQLASSTLGQVKTDGVNVVEQFKEVNQYAFNWLSDKKKELTLKDFGFVFEKFIQN is encoded by the coding sequence ATGTTTGGAAAAGTTGCTTCAGACGTATTAGGTTTAAGTGATATCGGCACAGTCATAAAGCCGCAGGATTACGACAAAGCCGATTCAGATGATTACATTATGCATGAAGATGGAGAGAAGATTTACTTCCTGATCAAATCCAAGTCCGATGAATACTGCTTTACAAACAAAGCTCTCATCCACCTTGATGGGACCAGTGCAGCAAGCAAGAAACGGGTGCTCCGCCGCTTGGATTATTACAAGTATCACCTTTCGAATGTCCTCCTTGAAACGGCGGGAACAGTAGATCTGGATGTCGAAATCAAGTTTAAGATCGGTTCAGAAATCTACTCCATCGATGTTCATAAAAAACATTTAACAGAAGTGAAAGATCTCTATAAGTCCCTTATTAAAATTGGTGAAATCACTACTGACAATAGCATTTATTCCGGATTTGCCAATGAAAGTCTTCAACTCGCATCCTCCACATTGGGACAAGTAAAGACAGATGGAGTAAATGTTGTTGAACAGTTTAAAGAAGTCAATCAATATGCCTTCAATTGGCTGTCGGACAAGAAGAAAGAATTAACTCTTAAAGATTTTGGGTTTGTATTTGAAAAATTCATTCAAAATTGA
- the trpA gene encoding tryptophan synthase subunit alpha: MGKKFLESSLEEELKRGNKLFIPYVMAGDGGIDTLITTLKKLEEGGATAIEVGIPFSDPVADGPTIQEAGKRALEKGTTLRKVFDKLIEGRKEIGIPLIFMTYINPIYKYGVERFFDDCNKAGVDGVIIPDLPLEHYDLVKQPSKEKEIAIIQLATLTSPLERVKELASVTEGFLYAVTINGITGTREGFAENISRHLIKLKSNSPVPVLAGFGISSPDHVRSMSESCDGVVVGSKIIDLIQKDSFDEIRELIGASKTGAFHS, translated from the coding sequence ATGGGTAAAAAATTTCTGGAAAGCAGCCTTGAAGAGGAATTAAAGCGGGGGAATAAGTTGTTCATTCCCTATGTAATGGCGGGGGACGGTGGCATAGACACATTGATCACAACTTTAAAGAAACTTGAAGAAGGTGGAGCGACGGCCATTGAAGTCGGTATTCCGTTCTCTGATCCCGTTGCCGACGGACCGACGATTCAAGAAGCGGGTAAAAGAGCATTGGAGAAGGGAACCACACTTCGAAAAGTGTTCGACAAATTGATTGAAGGAAGGAAAGAAATTGGAATTCCCCTGATATTTATGACCTATATCAATCCGATTTACAAGTATGGTGTAGAACGCTTCTTCGATGATTGTAATAAAGCTGGTGTAGATGGGGTGATCATTCCCGATCTGCCACTGGAGCATTACGATTTGGTTAAGCAGCCTTCGAAGGAAAAAGAAATAGCCATTATCCAATTGGCAACCCTCACAAGTCCTTTGGAAAGAGTGAAGGAGTTGGCCTCTGTGACAGAAGGGTTCCTCTATGCCGTCACGATTAATGGAATTACCGGAACAAGAGAGGGGTTTGCCGAGAATATATCCCGTCATTTAATCAAGCTTAAGAGCAACAGTCCAGTTCCGGTTCTGGCTGGATTTGGGATATCGAGCCCCGATCATGTACGGAGCATGAGCGAAAGCTGTGATGGGGTAGTGGTCGGAAGTAAGATTATAGACCTTATTCAAAAAGACTCATTTGATGAAATCAGGGAGTTAATCGGAGCGTCAAAGACAGGAGCTTTTCATTCGTGA
- a CDS encoding class I SAM-dependent DNA methyltransferase: MFTLQKQFKRPKGILGWVVGKVMEFDNRKINNWSIKQLSIENGDRVLEVGYGPGYCIKRISTRFPDTFVDGVDLSETMKDAAENKNQKAIEKGRVRLFVQDISQFELYDAQYDRIFSVNNYPLWNDQKQALSHLYKMLKTGGTLLITVQPRGDEERDSKARRYGEEISQALKETGFKNISLSYKDVTPALTVSIKGVK, encoded by the coding sequence TTGTTTACGCTACAGAAACAATTTAAGCGCCCGAAAGGAATCCTTGGCTGGGTTGTGGGCAAAGTGATGGAGTTTGATAATCGGAAGATCAACAACTGGTCCATCAAACAACTGTCCATCGAAAATGGCGATCGCGTTCTTGAAGTGGGATATGGGCCGGGATATTGTATTAAGCGCATTTCCACTCGATTCCCTGATACCTTTGTGGACGGGGTCGATCTTTCTGAAACAATGAAAGATGCGGCTGAAAACAAGAATCAGAAAGCGATAGAGAAAGGCAGGGTTCGCCTGTTTGTTCAGGACATCAGTCAATTCGAGTTATACGATGCTCAGTACGATCGGATCTTTTCCGTTAATAATTACCCATTATGGAATGATCAGAAGCAGGCACTCAGCCATTTATACAAGATGCTTAAAACCGGTGGCACCCTCCTCATTACCGTTCAGCCCCGTGGAGATGAAGAACGGGACAGCAAAGCTAGACGCTATGGTGAAGAAATTTCACAGGCTCTAAAGGAAACCGGCTTTAAAAATATTTCTCTATCCTATAAAGATGTAACTCCTGCACTGACTGTCTCCATAAAAGGTGTAAAATAA
- a CDS encoding phosphoribosylanthranilate isomerase codes for MTKVKVCGIRRQVEAEWALNAGADAIGFVFAESKRKVDVEKAAQISKSVSTDLLKIGVFVNESKERLEEIFHLVQLDYVQLHGDESVEFCESLNLPFIKAISVRERKDLKGIEEFPGEMVLLDSGKGPHRGGNGTTFNWEYAHSINIPQQLILAGGLNPDNVREAITQVRPYMVDVSSGVETDGEKDRVKMEAFIREAKSVFE; via the coding sequence ATGACGAAAGTCAAAGTGTGCGGCATCAGAAGACAGGTAGAAGCCGAGTGGGCATTAAATGCGGGAGCTGATGCCATAGGGTTCGTGTTTGCCGAGAGTAAAAGGAAAGTCGATGTTGAGAAAGCCGCACAGATCAGCAAATCCGTTTCTACAGATTTATTAAAGATCGGTGTGTTTGTGAATGAATCAAAAGAAAGACTGGAAGAAATCTTTCATCTCGTGCAGCTCGATTATGTTCAGCTGCATGGGGATGAATCAGTGGAATTCTGTGAATCTCTCAATCTCCCTTTTATCAAGGCGATTTCGGTGAGGGAAAGAAAGGATCTGAAAGGGATCGAGGAATTTCCGGGAGAGATGGTTTTGTTGGATAGCGGAAAGGGACCCCATCGTGGTGGCAATGGCACCACATTCAATTGGGAGTATGCACATTCAATCAACATTCCTCAGCAGCTGATTCTTGCAGGAGGGTTAAATCCGGACAATGTCAGGGAAGCCATCACACAGGTCCGTCCCTATATGGTGGATGTCTCGAGCGGGGTTGAGACGGATGGGGAGAAAGACCGAGTAAAGATGGAAGCATTCATAAGGGAAGCAAAATCGGTGTTTGAATAA
- a CDS encoding DUF2164 domain-containing protein, producing MFTKIPKEQKDEMIGRIQSFYYEQTGDEIGDLGAENWFDFFMKEIGPFLYNKGVMDSKDVLMDKMLLLEDDLYALKRPVNPK from the coding sequence ATGTTTACAAAGATACCTAAAGAGCAGAAGGATGAGATGATTGGGAGGATCCAGAGCTTTTACTATGAACAAACAGGGGATGAAATCGGGGATTTAGGAGCTGAAAATTGGTTTGACTTCTTTATGAAAGAAATCGGTCCCTTCCTATATAATAAGGGAGTGATGGATTCCAAAGACGTACTGATGGATAAAATGCTTCTACTTGAAGATGATCTTTATGCATTAAAAAGGCCGGTGAATCCCAAATAA
- a CDS encoding DinB family protein, producing MEMNSIYLIKEKNGMKKDYSLLLSMMDYARLTTIQEVENLPVEMLDYRCHDEANSIGMLLAHFDAVEKIYQALTFEQLTDDEIEAYATDLEPALSLGSKAAERIKGNSVEYYLENLQRTRKATIEQFKKLDEAWLYEETDWWYGEKGNNFFKWFHVFEDEINHRGQIRMIKKLYVKENQPTTVE from the coding sequence ATGGAAATGAACTCAATCTACTTAATCAAAGAAAAAAACGGAATGAAAAAGGACTATTCGCTCCTTCTTTCCATGATGGACTACGCAAGATTGACCACCATTCAGGAAGTGGAAAATTTGCCGGTTGAAATGCTTGATTATCGTTGTCACGATGAAGCGAATTCCATTGGGATGTTGCTTGCTCATTTTGATGCAGTAGAAAAGATTTATCAGGCATTGACATTCGAACAACTGACGGATGATGAAATCGAAGCATATGCGACGGATTTGGAACCAGCACTAAGTTTAGGCAGCAAGGCAGCCGAAAGGATTAAAGGGAATTCTGTGGAGTACTACCTGGAAAACCTACAACGCACAAGAAAGGCCACAATCGAGCAATTTAAGAAACTGGACGAAGCATGGCTTTATGAAGAGACAGATTGGTGGTACGGGGAAAAAGGGAATAACTTCTTTAAATGGTTTCACGTTTTTGAAGACGAAATCAATCATAGAGGTCAAATAAGAATGATCAAGAAGTTATATGTAAAAGAAAATCAACCTACGACAGTAGAGTAG
- the metG gene encoding methionine--tRNA ligase, whose translation MTVFIGGAWPYANGSLHLGHIAALLPGDIIARYYRLKGERVLYVSGSDCNGTPIGIRAAQVGIKVEEVADRYHEEFVRSFQSLGFSYDEYTRTDHPYHHREVQRIFTTLYEQGWLYEKEVEQVYCLNDQRFLPDRFVEGTCPVCGSKARGDQCDHCSTVLDSTDLLDKSCKLCGHEPVLKTTTHLYFALSKFQQPLERLMKEQKGKWRENAVQLTSRYLEEGLKDRPVTRDLENGVEVPIEGFRDKKIYVWIEAVCGYLSASKKWAGEGKGSLNEFWAKDTLSYYVHGKDNIPFHTIIWPAVLLGMNEETHLPGHIVSNEYLTLEKSKISTSQNWAVWVKDLLSDYHPDTIRYFLTINAPEKRDADFSWREFIYSHNSELLGAFGNLVQRTVKFYKKEFGENLIITKVDERAQQKVDEVFSSVGHWIESGSTRQGLEEVFEFIRWCNKRFDEQKPWVIVKENREEGKRILEEFIYFISNLRSILEPFIPFTASKVGEQLGMTHQPLWERVSLPLKLTIENALPLFNRIDLEWIDLEREKLIGKSKGE comes from the coding sequence ATGACTGTTTTTATAGGAGGGGCTTGGCCATACGCCAATGGCTCCCTGCATTTGGGACACATCGCTGCATTGCTGCCGGGTGATATCATTGCCCGTTATTACCGCTTGAAAGGGGAAAGGGTTCTGTATGTTTCAGGGAGCGACTGCAATGGCACCCCGATCGGGATTCGGGCGGCGCAAGTTGGGATAAAGGTAGAAGAAGTGGCAGATCGCTACCATGAGGAGTTTGTCCGCTCCTTTCAATCACTGGGATTCAGCTATGATGAGTACACAAGGACGGATCACCCGTATCATCATCGGGAGGTACAAAGGATCTTTACCACCCTTTATGAACAGGGGTGGTTGTATGAAAAAGAAGTCGAGCAAGTATACTGTTTGAACGATCAGCGTTTCCTGCCTGACCGGTTCGTAGAAGGAACCTGTCCGGTCTGCGGTTCGAAGGCGAGGGGAGATCAATGTGATCATTGCTCCACTGTGCTGGATTCAACGGACTTATTAGATAAAAGCTGTAAGCTATGCGGACATGAACCGGTTCTTAAAACGACCACACATTTATACTTTGCCCTTTCCAAATTCCAGCAACCATTAGAGAGGCTGATGAAGGAACAGAAAGGAAAGTGGAGGGAAAATGCAGTCCAGCTTACTAGCCGCTATCTTGAAGAGGGACTGAAGGACCGGCCGGTAACAAGAGATTTGGAAAATGGGGTGGAGGTTCCGATTGAGGGATTCCGGGACAAGAAGATTTATGTGTGGATTGAAGCGGTGTGTGGATATTTGAGTGCATCAAAGAAATGGGCCGGGGAGGGGAAAGGTAGCCTGAACGAATTTTGGGCTAAAGATACGCTCTCTTATTATGTACATGGAAAAGATAATATTCCATTTCATACGATTATTTGGCCAGCCGTCCTTCTGGGCATGAATGAAGAAACCCATTTACCGGGTCACATTGTCTCAAATGAGTATCTGACATTGGAGAAAAGTAAAATATCGACGAGCCAGAATTGGGCTGTCTGGGTAAAGGATCTTCTTAGTGATTACCATCCTGATACGATTCGCTATTTTCTGACGATCAATGCACCTGAAAAGAGAGACGCAGACTTTTCATGGAGAGAATTTATTTATAGCCATAACAGTGAACTTCTCGGTGCTTTCGGAAACCTTGTACAACGTACCGTGAAATTCTACAAGAAAGAATTCGGTGAGAACCTGATCATAACCAAAGTAGATGAGAGGGCCCAACAGAAAGTGGATGAGGTATTCTCATCTGTCGGTCACTGGATTGAATCTGGAAGTACGAGACAGGGACTTGAAGAAGTATTTGAATTCATCAGGTGGTGTAATAAACGTTTTGATGAACAGAAGCCATGGGTAATAGTGAAAGAAAACAGGGAAGAGGGGAAAAGGATACTTGAAGAATTCATTTATTTCATCAGTAATCTTAGAAGTATTCTCGAACCTTTTATACCTTTTACAGCTTCAAAGGTCGGGGAGCAGTTGGGGATGACCCATCAACCGCTTTGGGAAAGGGTATCCCTCCCCTTAAAGCTGACAATAGAAAATGCTCTACCATTGTTCAACCGGATTGATTTGGAATGGATCGATTTAGAAAGGGAAAAGCTGATTGGAAAATCCAAAGGAGAATGA